A stretch of the Alnus glutinosa chromosome 6, dhAlnGlut1.1, whole genome shotgun sequence genome encodes the following:
- the LOC133870255 gene encoding uncharacterized protein LOC133870255, translating to MLPTPPLSLSLYAVFIVFHHRRTAFLSLARLHIPHPEIARDVLVILISIVASESAFSNGRRVLDPFRSPLSTAQSTMRKSWRTLRKAMMSMMGFTINLQIQGLKHYA from the exons ATGCTGCCaaccccccctctctctctctctttgtatgCAGTATTCATTGTCTTCCATCACCGCCGCACTGCCTTCCTCTCCCTCGCTAGATTGCACATCCCTCATCCAG AGATAGCTCGTGATGTATTAGTCATCCTTATTTCCATCGTTGCCTCTGAGTCAGCCTTTAGCAACGGAAGACGTGTATTGGATCCCTTTAGGAGTCCATTGTC AACCGCTCAATCAACAATGAGGAAGAGTTGGAGGACTTTAAGAAAAGCTATGATGAGCATG ATGGGCTTCACAATCAACCTTCAAATTCAAGGACTGAAACATTATGCTTAG